The segment AGGTGCCGAGCTGCTCGACGGCGGCCGCGCGGAATGTGTCGGCCGCACCGACGACGACCGAGCGGTCGAAGTTGCGGAGGAACTTCGCGAACTTGCCGATCGTGGTGGTCTTGCCGACGCCGTTGACCCCGACGACGAGCACGACCGCGGGGCGGTTGGAGAGCTTGAGCGTCGAGTCGAGCTTCGACAGGCGCTCCTCGAGCGTCTCGCGGAGCATCCGCTTGAGGTCGGCCGGGTCGGTGGTGTTGTACCGCCCGACCTTCTCGCGGAGGTCGTCGATGACCTGCTCGGTGACGTCGGGGCCGAAGTCGGCGCCGATCAGAGCCGTCTCGAGGTCGTCCCAGGTCGTGTCGTCGATCGTCTTGCGGCCGAACATGCCGCGGAGTGCGCCGGAGAGGGACCAGGGGTTTGCCATGGGTGCAACTTTAGTCGGCCCTGTGACAGCCGCCGGATCTCTCGGTACGCTGGTCACACGAAGGGGAGTATTCCCGTCCGCGGTGTCGCCGTCAGTACGGCCCAGAACGATCTGGGTCCGGTGCATCGGCCTCTCGATCTCGAGAGGCGGAAGAGACCTTCAGTATCCGTCGCACCCTTTTTCGGGGTGCCGTACTGAAGGAAACCTCATGGAGACCCCGTTCCTCGTCTGGGCACTGACGATCGTCTTCGTCCTCGGCCTGCTGATCTTCGACTTCTACAGCCACGTGCGCACCCCGCACGAGCCGACCATCCGCGAGAGCGCGACCTGGTCGATCGTCTACATCGGCATCGCCGTCCTCTTCGGCGTCGGGGTCGGCGTGACGAGCGGCTGGCAGCTCGGCGGCGAGTACTTCGCCGGCTACATCACCGAGAAGGCCCTGAGCGTCGACAACCTCTTCGTCTTCCTCATCATCATGACGAGCTTCGCCGTGCCACGGATCTACCAGCAGAAGGTCCTCCTCGTCGGCATCGCGATCGCCCTCGTCTCCCGCGGGCTCTTCATCGCCCTCGGCGTGACGATCATCGAGAACTTCTCCTGGGTCTTCTACCTGTTCGGCTTCCTCCTCTTCTGGCTCGCCTACAGCCAGGTGAAGGGCGGACACGACGAGGCCGAGGAGGGCGACAGCCGGCTCATCCGCATCCTGCGCCGCATCGTGCCCACGAGCGCCGACTACGACGAGGACCGTCTCACGACCAAGGTCGACGGCAAGCGCCTCTTCACCCCGCTCTTCCTCGTGATGCTCGCCATCGGCCTCACCGACGTGCTCTTCGCCCTCGACTCCATCCCCGCGATCTTCGGCCTCACGCAGGACGCCTACATCGTCTTCACGGCGAACGCCTTCTCGCTCCTCGGCCTCCGCCAGCTCTACTTCCTCATCTCGGGCCTCCTCGAGCGCCTGGTGTACCTCGCGCAGGGCCTCGCCGTGATCCTGGCCTTCATCGGAGTAAAACTGCTCTTCCACGCGTTGCACGTGAACGAAGTACCCTTTATCAACGGCGGTCGCCCCATCGAATGGATCCCCGAGATCCCCATCTGGTTCTCTCTCGGCTTCATCGTGGTCACGATCCTGGTCGCCACCGTCCTCAGTCTCCGCAAGTCGGGCAAGGACGCGAAGCGAGACGAGCTCGCGGCGTCCTAGCGGGTTCGCGCCGACACCGTCGCACCGGGCACCCGGTCACGCAGCAGAACAAACGGAGAACATGCGCCTCGAACTCATCCGCCACGGTCAGACGGACTGGAACCTCAACGATCAGCTCCAGGGGTCGTCCGACATCCCGCTGAACGAGACGGGTCGGGAGCAGGCGCACGCGGCGGCGGCGCTCCTGGCCGGGCTTTCCTGGAGCGCCATCGTCTCCTCCCCCCTCGGGCGTGCCCGCGAGACCGCGCGCATCATCGCCTCCGATCTCGGCATCGAACTCGGCGACGCCTACCCGGAGCTGATCGAGCGCGACTACGCGTCCCGCGAGGGCACCGTGCCGACCGACACGATCCCCGACGAGCCGAGCGGCGACTTCCTCGACATCGAACCCCGCGAGTCGGTCGCCGCTCGGGGCCTCGGCGCCCTGCAGGACATCCGCGACACCCGCCTCCCGCTCGACGGCGAGGACGGCAACATCGTCGTCGTGTGCCACGGCACGATCATCCGCTTCACCCTCTCCGCCATCCTGGGTCGCGAGGTCGGCCACATCCACAACGCCGCAGCCAACACCGTCGAGTGGATCGACGGTGGCTGGCGCGTGCTCACCGTCAACGGCGAGTCCGTCCTCGAGACGGCCTGAGCCGACCCGCCGCCCCCGCCCGCTAGACGAGGTCGTGCGCCGGTGACGGCGCGGACTCCTCGGGTCGGGGCGGTTCCTCGGGCAGAGGGTCCGGCGGGAGCGGCTCCCCCGTCGGCGGCCGGAGCCACCAGGCGACCGGCAGCTGGAAGGCGAATCGGGCGCGACGCGCGACGCGCAGCCAGACGAGACCGCTGCCGACGATGACGCCCGGGATGACGACGAGGACCAGGAGCAGCAGCACCGGGTTGCCCGTCGCGAGGAGCAGGCTGCCGGAGCCGTCGAAGAGGCCGTGCGCGACGGCGACGCCGAGATACGCCAGAACGACTCCCCCCGTGATCCGGAAGCGGCCGTTCCGAGCGGCCGCGAACACGGCGGCCGCGAGCAGCGCGGTGAAGATCGGGTGCAGCACCGGTGTCTCGGCCGCCCGCAGCGGGACGAGCAGGAGCGCCGACTGCAGGCCGTCGAGGTGCAACTGCGCCAGCGGGTGGTCGATCACGCGGACGGCGTAGCCGAGGTCCTCCATCGCCGCGAACCCGAAGCCCACGGCGCCGCCGAGGAACAGCCCGTTGCGGACGCTCCTGTCCGCGAGGCGCCAGGACACGGCGACGACGGCGACGATCTTCGCGAACTCCTCCGTGACTCCTGCGAGCAGGAGCACCACGGTGCCCGGCTGACCCGCCGGGCTGCCGGTCGCCCGAGCGACGAGGATGTCGAGCGTCGAGCCCAGCGTCACCGCGATGAGGCCGCCGAACGTGGCGGCCAGCAGGAGCCTCGGAACGGTCAGGGTGTCACGGGGCCCGATGCGGTACGCCATCACGTACAGCAGGGCGACGGCGGAGCCGAACGACCCCACGAGGAGCCCGATCGTGATCGACAGCGTGTTCCCGAGGAGGAGACCGTCGACGAGCACGAGGAAGAGGAAGAAGAACAGCGAGGCCGCGCCGATCCAGAGCCCGCCGAAGCGGCCGATCCACTTGCCGGTCGGTCGTTCTCCGGGAACCCAGATGGGTGGTGGCCAGTATCCGCGCTGCCGAAGTTCCCGCATCCTCGAAGGCTACCCGGGCACCGACTCCACGGCGCTCCCCCGTTCACGGGCGGTGACGACCCTCTGGCCGACGACGGCGGAGACGCCGTCCTGGCGCATCGAGACCCCGTAGAGGGCGTCGGCGATCTCCATCGTGCGCTTCTGGTGGGTGATGACGATGAGCTGCGACGACTCCCGGAGGTCCTGGAAGATCGTCAGGAGCCGCCCGAGGTTGGCGTCGTCGAGGGCCGCTTCGACCTCGTCCATGATGTAGAACGGGCTGGGGCGCGCCTTGAAGATCGCGATCAGCAGCGCCACGGCCGCGAGCGACCGCTCCCCGCCCGACAGGAGGGACAGGCGCTCGATCTTCTTGCCCGCCGGCTTGACGGTGACCTCGATGCCCGTCTCGAGGAGGTTGTCCGGGTCGGTGAGGTGGATGCTGCCGCTCCCGCCCGGGAAGAGGATCGGGAAGACGCGGTTGAACGCCTCCTTCGTGTCGTCGAAGGCCGCCTTGAAGATCACCTGCATCTTCTCGTCGATCTCGTCGATGATCGTGAGGAGGTCCTTCCGGGTCGACGTGAGGTCGCCCAGCTGGTCGGTGAGGAACTTGTGCCGCTGCTCCAGCGCCGCGAACTCCTCCAGGGCGAGCGGGTTCACGCGACCGAGCTGCGCCAGGGTGCGCTCGGCGGCGGCGAGCCTCTTCTTCTGCTCGGCGCGGTCGAAGGGCGTCGCCTCGTCGTCGTCCGTCGAGCCCGGGACGGGGACCTCGGGGCCGTACTCGTCGACCAGGACGCTCTCCACGAGTCCGAGTTCGGATCCTGCCCGCTCGAGGAGGCCGGAGAGGTGGAGCTTCTTCTCGTAGATCTCCATCTCCAGGCCGTGCACGTTCTCGGTGACGGTGTGGAGTCGCTCGCGGAGAGCGCGCTCCTCGCGGCGGAGGGTCGCCAGCTCGGTGTTCTGCTCGGAACGCTCCCCCTCGCGCCGGGCGAGGACCGCCCGCGCCTCGGCGACCGAGCGGTCGACGGCGTCGAGGACGGCGGGGAGGGCGTCGAGGACCGACGTCGTCGCCACCATCTGGCGCTGGCGCACCACGGTCTGCCTGGCGTGCTCCTCGGCAGCGGCGCGTTGCTCGTCGAGCTGGCGCTGGAGATCCTTCGCCCGCGAGACCTCGGCCCGCACCCGCTCCCGGATCGTCTCCAGTTGGATGCGCTTCTCGATCTCG is part of the Frondihabitans sp. 762G35 genome and harbors:
- a CDS encoding TerC family protein — protein: METPFLVWALTIVFVLGLLIFDFYSHVRTPHEPTIRESATWSIVYIGIAVLFGVGVGVTSGWQLGGEYFAGYITEKALSVDNLFVFLIIMTSFAVPRIYQQKVLLVGIAIALVSRGLFIALGVTIIENFSWVFYLFGFLLFWLAYSQVKGGHDEAEEGDSRLIRILRRIVPTSADYDEDRLTTKVDGKRLFTPLFLVMLAIGLTDVLFALDSIPAIFGLTQDAYIVFTANAFSLLGLRQLYFLISGLLERLVYLAQGLAVILAFIGVKLLFHALHVNEVPFINGGRPIEWIPEIPIWFSLGFIVVTILVATVLSLRKSGKDAKRDELAAS
- a CDS encoding histidine phosphatase family protein, translating into MRLELIRHGQTDWNLNDQLQGSSDIPLNETGREQAHAAAALLAGLSWSAIVSSPLGRARETARIIASDLGIELGDAYPELIERDYASREGTVPTDTIPDEPSGDFLDIEPRESVAARGLGALQDIRDTRLPLDGEDGNIVVVCHGTIIRFTLSAILGREVGHIHNAAANTVEWIDGGWRVLTVNGESVLETA
- a CDS encoding PrsW family glutamic-type intramembrane protease; its protein translation is MRELRQRGYWPPPIWVPGERPTGKWIGRFGGLWIGAASLFFFLFLVLVDGLLLGNTLSITIGLLVGSFGSAVALLYVMAYRIGPRDTLTVPRLLLAATFGGLIAVTLGSTLDILVARATGSPAGQPGTVVLLLAGVTEEFAKIVAVVAVSWRLADRSVRNGLFLGGAVGFGFAAMEDLGYAVRVIDHPLAQLHLDGLQSALLLVPLRAAETPVLHPIFTALLAAAVFAAARNGRFRITGGVVLAYLGVAVAHGLFDGSGSLLLATGNPVLLLLVLVVIPGVIVGSGLVWLRVARRARFAFQLPVAWWLRPPTGEPLPPDPLPEEPPRPEESAPSPAHDLV